The Acidimicrobiia bacterium DNA window CGCACTGGTGTTCGTCACCCTGGCGGCGGTGCTAGCCACGTGGTTCGGCTACTTCGCGGTGGCGTTCACCGGCGCCCTTCCGGTCGGCATCCAGGACTTCGTAGCCGGAGTCGGCCAGTGGAACCTGCGGGTCTACGCATTCCTATTCGGGATCACGGACGAGTACCCGAAGTTCTCGTTCGACGCGACTCCTGCGGCGTAGACCTACCGTCGAATGGAGGCGAACGGCGAACGGCCAGATAGAGCCACGGCGCGGAGTGGCTTGCCTGGCGGTTCTGGCTGTGGGCTGTAGGCCGTCGGCCGTTGGCTACTTGTCGAACTCCCCAGACTCCACGAGTCGCGCCACCGCTTCGATGCCCGGCCCCGGGGGTCGGTCGCGGTCTAGTCGGGGGACCACCGCACGGACCGTGTCGCGGCCGCGGCCGGTTTTCGGGGCGGGCTGCAGCGGGGCGCGGAGGTCGATGCCCTCGGCGGCGCAAATCAGTTCCACCGCCACCACCCTCGCGGTATTGGTCAGCACGTCTTCGAGTTTGCGGCCGGCACCCCACCCCATCGATACATGGTCCTCCTGAAGGCCCGAGGTGGGGATGCTGTCCACCGAAGCCGGATGGCTGAGTACCCGGTTCTCGGCGACGAGGGCGGCGGCGGTGTACTGGGCGAGCATGTAGCCGCTGTTCAACCCCGGCTTGCTGGCCAGGAACGGTGGCAGACCGGATGACCTGGCCGGGTCGAGGATGCGATCGGTGCGGCGTTCCGAGATCGAGGCGATCTCGGACATTGCGATGGCCACGAAGTCGAGGGCGAAGGCCAAGGGCTCACCGTGGAAGTTCCCCGCGGAGACCACTTCCCCGGTCTCCGGAAAGACGATCGGATTGTCGACCACTGATCCGAGTTCCCGACCGGCAGTGGCGGCAGCGAAGTCGAGCACGTCGCCGACCGCCCCGTGCACCTGGGGAGCGCACCGGATGCTGTAGGCGTCTTGAACCGCGTGGCTGAAGTCGTCGCGGTGGCTCTCCGCGATCTTGCTGCCTTCGAGGGCGTCGCGGATTCGTCGCGCCGACTCGGCCTGCCCCGGGTGCGGCCGCACCAGGTGGACATCGGCGCGGAACGGGCGGCTGCTGCCGAGCACTGCCTCGACCGTCATGGCACAGGCGAGATCGGCCGCGCGAACGATACGACGTGCTCGGTCGAGGCCGAGGGCAAGGAAGGCCAGCATCCCCTCGGTGCCGTTGAGCAGGCTCAGCCCTTCCTTCGCCTTGAGCGTCAGCGGGGTGAGGCCGCGATCGGCGAGCACCTCGGCGGCGGGTCGGACCGCTCCATCGACCCTGATCTCCCCCTCGCCGATCAGCGGAAGGGCGAGGTGGGCGAAAGGGGCAAGATCACCCGAGGCGCCGACCGACCCTTGACCGGGCACCACCGGCAAAAGGTCGCGCTGCAACATCTCGACGATCCGCTCGACGATCAATGGCCGTACCCCGGAGTGCCCCTGAGAGAGAGTCCGCGCCCGCAGCAAGAGCATCGCCCGCACCAACCGGTCCGCCAGCGGCCGACCGACCCCGGCAGCATGCGACCTGAGGAGGGCGACCTGCATCTCGGCGGACATCTCTGGTTCCACCCGGGTCGAGGCGAGAGCACCGAAGCCGGTCGTCACGCCGTAGACCACGTCACCGGCAGCAAGAACGTCATCGATCACTTGCCGCGCCGGAGCCATCCGGGCGGCGACACCGGAGCCCACCTCTACCGTGGCAGTCCGATCGGCCACCGCCACCACTTGGTCGATCGTCAGCGGATCCCCGGTGATGGTGACGACCCCGGTCATCGTGTCTTCCTCCCGGCCAGCCCCGATACGAAAGCGAGAAAGGCATTCGCCATGTTCATCACGGTCATCCCCTCGCGGTCGCGGGCGGGATCGACCTCGACGAAGTCCACCGCCCGCACCGCCTCGTGTCGGCCCGCCGCCCG harbors:
- the hutH gene encoding histidine ammonia-lyase, giving the protein MTGVVTITGDPLTIDQVVAVADRTATVEVGSGVAARMAPARQVIDDVLAAGDVVYGVTTGFGALASTRVEPEMSAEMQVALLRSHAAGVGRPLADRLVRAMLLLRARTLSQGHSGVRPLIVERIVEMLQRDLLPVVPGQGSVGASGDLAPFAHLALPLIGEGEIRVDGAVRPAAEVLADRGLTPLTLKAKEGLSLLNGTEGMLAFLALGLDRARRIVRAADLACAMTVEAVLGSSRPFRADVHLVRPHPGQAESARRIRDALEGSKIAESHRDDFSHAVQDAYSIRCAPQVHGAVGDVLDFAAATAGRELGSVVDNPIVFPETGEVVSAGNFHGEPLAFALDFVAIAMSEIASISERRTDRILDPARSSGLPPFLASKPGLNSGYMLAQYTAAALVAENRVLSHPASVDSIPTSGLQEDHVSMGWGAGRKLEDVLTNTARVVAVELICAAEGIDLRAPLQPAPKTGRGRDTVRAVVPRLDRDRPPGPGIEAVARLVESGEFDK